A part of Cotesia glomerata isolate CgM1 linkage group LG4, MPM_Cglom_v2.3, whole genome shotgun sequence genomic DNA contains:
- the LOC123263726 gene encoding COP9 signalosome complex subunit 8, with protein sequence MVLNEVETLVYELEKSELEAPNGCASPQTYAQLLAVYLYQNDLCNAKYLWKRIPVSIKNNKTELQQIWIVGQRMWQRDWPAVHTALDIEWTDEVSGIMLALKENVRERAMSLISEAYSSVNLTLLASMTGLSLEQAKLSASERGWILDDTTVRPCKVDKEQTPVQASLAESQLNKLTQFVSFLEN encoded by the exons atggtATTAAACGAAGTAGAAACCTTAGTTTATGAGCTTGAAAAATCTGAGTTAGAA gcgCCTAATGGTTGTGCCTCACCACAAACTTATGCTCAATTATTAGCTGTATatctttatcaaaatgatCTATGCAATGCCAAGTATTTATGGAAAAGAATACCAGTGAGTATTAAAAACAACAAGACTGAGCTTCAGCAGATTTGGATTGTCGGACAACGAATGTGGCAGAGAGACTGGCCAGCTGTTCACACAGCTTTAGACATTGAATGGACTGATGAAGTCAGTGGTATAATGCTTGCCTTGAAAG AAAATGTTCGTGAAAGAGCCATGTCACTTATTTCTGAAGCTTACTCGTCTGTTAACCTGACATTACTTGCATCAATGACAGGCTTATCATTAGAACAAGCTAAATTGTCAGCATCGGAACGTGGATGGATTCTCGACGACACCACAGTGAGACCTTGTAAAGTAGATAAAGAACAAACACCAGTCCAAGCTTCCCTTGCAGAAAGTCAGCTAAACAAACTTACGCAATTTGTTTCTTTCTTAGAGAATTAa
- the LOC123263776 gene encoding protein lin-7 homolog C gives MAAVTETLTLKNDVDRAIELLDKLQKSGEVPSTKLAALQKVLQSDFLNAVREVYEHVYETVDIQGSQDVRASATAKATVAAFAASEGHAHPRVVELPKTEEGLGFNVMGGKEQNSPIYISRIIPGGVADRHGGLKRGDQLLSVNGVCVEGENHERAVELLKQAQSSVKLVVRYTPRVLEEMELRFDKQRAARSRRQNVQ, from the exons atggCAGCAGTTACTGAAActttgacattaaaaaatg atGTAGATCGTGCAATAGAATTATTGGATAAACTTCAAAAaa gtGGTGAAGTGCCAAGTACAAAATTAGCAGCTTTACAAAAAGTACTGCAGAGTGATTTTCTAAATGCTGTAAGAGAAGTTTACGAACATGTTTATGAAACTGTTGATATTcag ggGTCCCAAGATGTAAGAGCATCAGCTACTGCAAAAGCAACAGTAGCCGCATTTGCAGCAAGTGAAGGACATGCTCATCCACGAGTTGTAGAACTTCCTAAAACTGAGGAAGGTCTTGGTTTCAATGTGATGGGTGGTAAAGAACAAAATTCACCTATTTATATATCAAGAATTATTCCTGGAGGTGTTGCTGATAGACACGGTGGATTAAAACGTGGTGATCAATTACTCTCTGTCAATGGAGTT tGTGTTGAAGGCGAAAACCATGAAAGAGCGGTTGAATTACTGAAACAAGCTCAAAGTTCAGTTAAACTAGTAGTTCGTTACACACCACGAGTTTTAGAAGAAATGGAATTGAGATTTGACAAACAACGAGCTGCTCGTAGTAGGCGTCAAAAtgtgcaataa
- the LOC123263779 gene encoding chromatin complexes subunit BAP18 isoform X3, protein MDVNSGRKVGEIFTAAGAAFNKLGELTMQLHPTTDSPAGSQIKTGLKKKVFEEAGVPIANRQPAQQNIQVKKQPSATTNQGLMNTSAEVTLNMLNATESEVDVEGLPEECQVKLEFEGATEEVAS, encoded by the exons ATGGATGTCAATAGTGGTAGAAAG gTTGGTGAAATATTCACCGCTGCTGGTGCAGCTTTTAACAAACTTGGTGAACTGACAATGCAGTTACATCCTACAACTGACTCGCCAGCTGG ATCTCAAATAAAGACAGGCTTGAAGAAAAAAGTGTTTGAAGAAGCGGGTGTACCTATAGCAAATAGACAACCGGCGCAGCAAAatattcaagtaaaaaaacaaCCTAGTGCTACAACTAATCAAGGATTAATGAACACATCAGCTGAAGTAACATTAAACATGTTGAATGCAACTGAATCAGAAGTTGACGTTGAAGGACTTCCCGAAGAATGTCAAGTTAAATTGGAATTCGAGGGAGCTACTGAAGAAGTAGCTTCTTAA
- the LOC123263779 gene encoding chromatin complexes subunit BAP18 isoform X2: MNSASKVGEIFTAAGAAFNKLGELTMQLHPTTDSPAGKWTDEEIEMLRHSVKTFSEDLHKISDHIKGRTVSQIKTGLKKKVFEEAGVPIANRQPAQQNIQVKKQPSATTNQGLMNTSAEVTLNMLNATESEVDVEGLPEECQVKLEFEGATEEVAS; the protein is encoded by the exons ATGAATTCAGCGAGTAAG gTTGGTGAAATATTCACCGCTGCTGGTGCAGCTTTTAACAAACTTGGTGAACTGACAATGCAGTTACATCCTACAACTGACTCGCCAGCTGG TAAATGGACTGACGAGGAAATTGAAATGCTTCGTCACTCAGTTAAGACATTCAGCGAAGATTTACACAAAATAAGTGATCACATCAAAGGGCGAACGGT ATCTCAAATAAAGACAGGCTTGAAGAAAAAAGTGTTTGAAGAAGCGGGTGTACCTATAGCAAATAGACAACCGGCGCAGCAAAatattcaagtaaaaaaacaaCCTAGTGCTACAACTAATCAAGGATTAATGAACACATCAGCTGAAGTAACATTAAACATGTTGAATGCAACTGAATCAGAAGTTGACGTTGAAGGACTTCCCGAAGAATGTCAAGTTAAATTGGAATTCGAGGGAGCTACTGAAGAAGTAGCTTCTTAA
- the LOC123263779 gene encoding chromatin complexes subunit BAP18 isoform X1: protein MDVNSGRKVGEIFTAAGAAFNKLGELTMQLHPTTDSPAGKWTDEEIEMLRHSVKTFSEDLHKISDHIKGRTVSQIKTGLKKKVFEEAGVPIANRQPAQQNIQVKKQPSATTNQGLMNTSAEVTLNMLNATESEVDVEGLPEECQVKLEFEGATEEVAS, encoded by the exons ATGGATGTCAATAGTGGTAGAAAG gTTGGTGAAATATTCACCGCTGCTGGTGCAGCTTTTAACAAACTTGGTGAACTGACAATGCAGTTACATCCTACAACTGACTCGCCAGCTGG TAAATGGACTGACGAGGAAATTGAAATGCTTCGTCACTCAGTTAAGACATTCAGCGAAGATTTACACAAAATAAGTGATCACATCAAAGGGCGAACGGT ATCTCAAATAAAGACAGGCTTGAAGAAAAAAGTGTTTGAAGAAGCGGGTGTACCTATAGCAAATAGACAACCGGCGCAGCAAAatattcaagtaaaaaaacaaCCTAGTGCTACAACTAATCAAGGATTAATGAACACATCAGCTGAAGTAACATTAAACATGTTGAATGCAACTGAATCAGAAGTTGACGTTGAAGGACTTCCCGAAGAATGTCAAGTTAAATTGGAATTCGAGGGAGCTACTGAAGAAGTAGCTTCTTAA